Proteins encoded together in one Peribacillus asahii window:
- a CDS encoding YitT family protein codes for MSDIISYHAAEAVQKKTQHKRLTMRQIIQRAFLITLGAILMSIGLEIFLVPNNVIDGGITGISIMLSYTTGWKLGIFIFLLNLPFFFVGYKQIGKTFAISTLYGIIILSISTSLLHPVSAFTQDILLASIFGGMILGVGIGIVIRYGGSLDGTEIMAILASKKLPFSVGEIVMFFNIFILGSAGFVFSWDRAMYSILAYFVAYKTMDVVIAGLDESKFVWIISDNFHDIGDAILHRLGRGVTYLTGEGAYSGDDKKVIFCVINRLEEAKLKDIVKEYDSSAFLAVGDIAEVRGGRFKKKDIH; via the coding sequence ATGTCAGACATAATAAGCTATCACGCAGCGGAAGCTGTCCAAAAAAAAACGCAACATAAACGCTTAACAATGCGCCAAATTATCCAACGTGCTTTTCTTATTACACTAGGCGCCATCTTAATGAGTATCGGTCTTGAAATCTTTTTAGTACCGAATAATGTAATCGATGGAGGTATTACTGGAATTTCGATTATGTTATCTTACACGACAGGTTGGAAATTAGGGATATTTATCTTTCTTTTAAACCTTCCTTTCTTTTTCGTCGGCTATAAACAAATTGGTAAAACCTTCGCTATTTCCACCCTTTATGGAATTATCATTCTTTCTATCTCCACAAGCTTATTGCATCCTGTTTCTGCCTTTACGCAAGACATTCTGCTCGCTTCAATTTTCGGAGGTATGATTCTTGGTGTTGGAATTGGGATTGTTATTCGATATGGCGGCTCTCTCGACGGTACAGAAATTATGGCGATTTTAGCCAGTAAGAAACTGCCCTTTTCCGTTGGGGAAATCGTCATGTTTTTCAACATCTTCATTTTAGGCAGTGCTGGTTTTGTCTTTTCCTGGGATCGTGCTATGTACTCTATCCTTGCTTACTTCGTCGCTTATAAAACAATGGATGTCGTGATTGCAGGACTTGATGAATCGAAATTCGTTTGGATTATCAGTGACAACTTTCATGACATTGGCGATGCAATTCTCCATCGACTCGGCCGCGGGGTTACATATTTAACTGGTGAAGGGGCTTACTCTGGGGATGATAAGAAAGTCATCTTCTGTGTCATTAACCGTCTTGAAGAAGCTAAGTTAAAAGATATCGTAAAAGAATACGATTCCTCTGCCTTTCTAGCCGTTGGGGATATTGCTGAAGTACGCGGCGGCCGCTTTAAGAAAAAAGATATTCATTAA
- a CDS encoding cold-shock protein, with protein MYRRNNAEEVVPEETKVWECVADDCKGWIRDNFTSSDDQKCPLCGSEMKAGTRMLQAINNPRNY; from the coding sequence TTGTATAGACGAAATAATGCAGAAGAAGTTGTCCCCGAAGAAACGAAAGTATGGGAATGTGTAGCTGATGATTGTAAAGGGTGGATTCGTGATAACTTTACAAGCAGCGATGATCAAAAGTGTCCGTTATGTGGTAGTGAAATGAAGGCCGGAACACGCATGCTGCAAGCGATTAATAATCCAAGAAACTATTAA
- a CDS encoding cold-inducible protein YdjO-related protein, with protein MYFAKRNSEEPEIVIENTVVYACESASCNGWMRKDFASENYVCPMCGSQLIEEVRELPKIQTDFTSFK; from the coding sequence ATGTATTTTGCTAAAAGAAATTCAGAGGAGCCCGAAATAGTTATTGAAAACACCGTTGTATACGCATGTGAATCAGCTAGTTGTAATGGGTGGATGAGGAAGGACTTTGCTTCTGAAAATTATGTATGCCCAATGTGTGGCAGTCAGTTAATTGAAGAAGTACGAGAACTGCCGAAAATCCAGACAGACTTTACTTCATTTAAGTAA
- a CDS encoding ATP-dependent DNA helicase RecQ: protein MTTCYWGHDFRPSYLKIKTLLKELPSKPIVLALTATATPEVTADICQSLGIDNETTISTGFARDNLFFSVVKEENRDQFLMRYIEKNKQESGIIYAATRKDVDLLYQRLQKAGIQVGRYHAGMNEGERSFMQDQFIQDDLSVMVATSAFGMGIDKSNVRYVIHYQTPKNMESYYQEAGRAGRDGLDSECILLYSPQDMQVQRFLIEQSHPDPERKEEELKKLNKMKGYSFTEGCLQAFILRYFGDANPEDCGHCENCTDQRHSMDVTTEAQMVLSCMIRMGERFGKTLISQVLTGSRNKKIEEFGFGRLSTYGIMKHQTAKEVADFIDFLTAKQYIEMTGGQYPVLKVTHSGKEVLMGQKQVYRKERKQVAALTMDNVLFEQLRHVRKELASAENVAPFIIFSDVTLKDMAAKLPQTKDQLLDVKGVGQQKLERYGQAFMESIQAYVAEHPEAAHIPQPKEKSRKNGGIPTHLESYQLYREGKAIKDIATARSLSIVTIESHIIKCAEEGLEIDWNQIFSEAAYQQIIETANRLGADKLKPLKEALSEETSYFMIKAALVKARTEE from the coding sequence ATTACCACATGCTATTGGGGACATGATTTTCGGCCAAGCTATTTAAAAATTAAAACCCTTTTAAAAGAGCTGCCATCGAAACCAATTGTGCTTGCTTTAACAGCGACAGCTACACCGGAAGTAACAGCAGACATTTGTCAGTCGCTTGGAATTGATAATGAAACGACGATTTCTACAGGGTTTGCTCGGGATAATTTGTTTTTTTCGGTTGTGAAAGAGGAGAATCGTGATCAATTTCTCATGCGCTATATAGAAAAAAATAAGCAAGAATCGGGTATCATCTATGCAGCAACAAGAAAAGATGTTGATTTGCTTTATCAGCGGTTACAAAAAGCAGGCATCCAAGTTGGACGTTATCATGCGGGAATGAATGAAGGAGAACGCTCTTTCATGCAGGATCAATTTATTCAGGATGACCTATCGGTGATGGTCGCAACGTCTGCATTCGGAATGGGGATTGATAAATCAAATGTCCGATATGTGATTCATTATCAAACTCCTAAAAACATGGAAAGTTATTATCAAGAAGCGGGACGTGCTGGACGAGATGGATTAGATAGTGAGTGTATTCTCTTATATTCTCCCCAAGATATGCAAGTGCAGCGTTTTTTAATTGAACAATCTCACCCAGATCCCGAACGAAAAGAAGAAGAGTTAAAGAAATTAAATAAAATGAAAGGTTATAGTTTTACCGAAGGATGCTTACAAGCTTTTATTTTACGCTATTTTGGCGATGCAAATCCTGAAGATTGCGGTCATTGTGAGAATTGTACAGATCAACGTCATTCAATGGATGTAACAACGGAAGCTCAAATGGTACTATCTTGTATGATTCGTATGGGGGAACGTTTTGGAAAAACATTAATTAGTCAAGTGTTAACAGGCTCTCGTAATAAGAAAATTGAAGAGTTTGGTTTTGGGCGTTTATCAACCTATGGTATTATGAAGCATCAAACAGCGAAGGAAGTAGCGGACTTTATTGATTTTCTTACCGCTAAGCAATATATCGAAATGACAGGTGGGCAGTATCCGGTATTAAAAGTAACGCATAGTGGGAAAGAAGTTTTAATGGGTCAGAAGCAAGTGTATCGTAAGGAAAGAAAGCAAGTTGCTGCCCTTACAATGGATAATGTCTTGTTTGAACAATTACGTCATGTGCGTAAAGAATTGGCGAGTGCGGAAAATGTTGCACCATTTATCATTTTTTCAGATGTAACGTTAAAGGATATGGCGGCTAAATTACCGCAAACGAAGGATCAACTCCTTGATGTGAAAGGAGTCGGGCAACAAAAGCTTGAACGATATGGTCAAGCTTTTATGGAGAGTATTCAAGCATATGTCGCTGAGCACCCCGAGGCAGCGCATATACCTCAACCGAAGGAGAAATCACGAAAAAATGGAGGAATACCAACGCATCTTGAAAGTTATCAATTGTATCGTGAAGGAAAAGCGATAAAGGACATTGCGACAGCTCGCAGTTTATCAATTGTGACGATTGAAAGTCATATTATCAAGTGTGCTGAAGAAGGTTTGGAAATAGACTGGAATCAAATTTTTTCAGAAGCGGCATATCAACAAATTATTGAAACAGCCAATCGGCTCGGTGCAGACAAGCTTAAGCCGTTAAAAGAAGCGTTATCTGAGGAAACATCCTATTTTATGATTAAAGCAGCCCTTGTAAAAGCGAGGACAGAAGAGTAA
- a CDS encoding recombinase family protein, whose amino-acid sequence MEINAVNHIKDVAIYLRKSRGQEEDLDKHREELVELCEKNGWRYVEYGEIGSSQKLMDRPELSRLLKDIQEDMYDAVVVMDKDRLSREGVGQAQINKILAENDCLIVTPTRVYDLTNESDMMVSEFEDLMARFEYRAIVKRLKRGKRRGAKQGKWTNGTPPIPYIYNPKFRDKTDKSIEKGEDLDSLIVDEEKLEIYRFIVDSFLNGMSPYTIAWELNKRKIASPRGSTWNNTGIRRLLKDETHLGRIIANKTTGSKKRLSTGRLDYKVNKREDWIIVENCHKAVKTKEEHEKILIEMQKRKRDSYATTGENALSGLIVCSKCGATMAQKKSKIESERYSYVEACKNFLEDGITKCDNHGGSTMYLMKEIERQLVMYRDDIEKENERVSKGGGLTKTIESEKKKKEERIIELEDELEQVTTLALAKFFTPEEAVQQKKKILDNISKLESELYALNLQTDNLGNMTRSEKVNAINKFLEVMDMPHISNSDLNRLYKTIIHSIIWDKSNPDELKVTINFL is encoded by the coding sequence ATGGAAATCAATGCAGTAAATCATATTAAAGATGTTGCAATTTATTTGAGGAAGTCTAGGGGTCAAGAGGAAGACCTTGACAAACACAGAGAAGAATTAGTCGAGCTATGTGAAAAGAATGGTTGGAGATATGTAGAATACGGTGAAATAGGATCAAGTCAAAAGTTAATGGATAGACCTGAGTTATCGAGACTCTTGAAGGATATTCAAGAAGACATGTACGATGCCGTAGTTGTAATGGACAAAGATAGGCTTTCTCGTGAAGGTGTAGGACAAGCTCAAATCAATAAAATATTAGCAGAAAATGATTGTCTTATTGTTACACCTACAAGAGTATACGATTTAACAAATGAAAGCGACATGATGGTCTCAGAATTTGAAGATTTAATGGCTCGATTCGAATATAGAGCTATTGTTAAACGTTTAAAACGTGGTAAAAGACGTGGAGCTAAACAAGGTAAATGGACAAATGGAACTCCACCTATCCCATACATCTACAATCCAAAGTTTAGAGATAAGACGGATAAGAGTATTGAAAAAGGTGAGGACTTAGATTCGTTAATTGTTGATGAAGAAAAATTAGAAATATATAGATTCATCGTAGACTCATTCTTAAACGGAATGTCACCTTATACGATAGCTTGGGAGTTAAACAAAAGGAAAATCGCATCCCCTAGAGGTTCAACTTGGAACAATACAGGTATTAGACGATTACTTAAAGATGAGACTCATTTGGGACGGATTATCGCAAATAAGACAACTGGATCAAAAAAGCGACTGAGTACAGGTAGATTAGATTACAAAGTAAATAAACGTGAAGACTGGATTATTGTTGAGAATTGTCATAAAGCAGTAAAAACAAAAGAGGAACACGAAAAAATACTCATTGAGATGCAAAAACGAAAACGTGATTCTTATGCAACTACAGGTGAAAATGCTTTATCAGGTCTAATCGTCTGTTCAAAATGTGGAGCAACTATGGCACAAAAGAAAAGTAAAATTGAATCGGAAAGATATTCATACGTAGAAGCATGTAAAAACTTCTTAGAAGATGGAATAACTAAATGTGATAACCACGGTGGCAGCACAATGTATCTCATGAAAGAAATAGAGAGACAATTAGTTATGTATAGGGATGACATTGAGAAAGAAAATGAAAGGGTATCAAAAGGTGGAGGATTGACTAAAACGATTGAAAGTGAGAAAAAAAAGAAAGAGGAACGAATCATTGAGCTGGAAGACGAATTAGAACAAGTTACAACATTAGCTCTAGCTAAATTCTTTACACCTGAAGAAGCTGTTCAACAAAAAAAGAAAATTTTAGATAATATTTCTAAATTGGAATCAGAGTTATATGCCTTGAATTTACAAACAGATAATTTAGGCAACATGACAAGAAGCGAAAAAGTAAACGCAATTAATAAATTCTTAGAGGTAATGGATATGCCTCATATTTCTAATAGTGATCTAAACAGGCTTTATAAAACAATCATACATTCAATTATATGGGATAAATCGAATCCTGATGAGCTAAAGGTAACTATAAATTTTCTATAG
- a CDS encoding RusA family crossover junction endodeoxyribonuclease, with product MELKLTLPLPISLNALYINKFGYNPKTRSRIPTGQRILSKEGEKTKKAIQTAANEQIKNSHWDYEYTLDNYIYMDTEIYFNRKGRDDNNVYKLLCDALEKIVYENDSRVLIRTQKILYNPDDPKVVVTFTPVTYRGIFNDEIHMNEFEDKCKVCKRYKRNCSILAKAKEGRIQEEINDEFECVKYNPIK from the coding sequence TTGGAATTAAAACTTACTTTGCCTTTACCTATATCATTAAACGCTTTATACATAAATAAGTTTGGTTATAATCCTAAAACTAGGAGTCGTATTCCAACTGGTCAACGTATTCTTAGTAAAGAAGGAGAAAAAACAAAGAAAGCTATTCAAACAGCAGCTAATGAACAAATTAAAAATAGTCATTGGGATTATGAGTATACGTTAGATAATTACATATACATGGATACAGAAATATACTTTAATCGCAAGGGACGTGACGACAACAACGTATATAAGCTCCTATGTGATGCTTTAGAGAAGATAGTGTATGAGAATGATAGTAGGGTATTAATCAGAACACAAAAGATACTATACAATCCAGATGATCCAAAGGTTGTTGTTACATTCACTCCAGTTACATATAGAGGAATATTTAATGATGAAATACATATGAATGAATTTGAAGACAAATGTAAGGTATGTAAACGATACAAGAGGAATTGTTCTATATTAGCTAAAGCTAAAGAAGGACGTATTCAAGAGGAAATTAATGATGAGTTTGAATGTGTTAAATATAATCCAATTAAATAA
- a CDS encoding MBL fold metallo-hydrolase, with protein MIKIKPLGVNGAFTKYYHNNYVFELGDRNLLVDAGTTLRYSLPEAEYKESDITDIIITHLHSDHVGGLEEFAQRCKWIHNHKPNLWLRGSMKEEFEEVVGKGLFTDGLTLNDYFNVYTCGIGYLNSFKIGNYTVELIQTDNLHAQGMKSFGIKVHDEELHNNVIFTSDIAKHENAQFRNLINPETVALFHDVSIIPNAVHSYLEDVVEFYKDDIDLNKMYGMHYQDDADLDHLKQIYGINFVEKGKVIEFN; from the coding sequence ATGATTAAAATTAAACCACTTGGAGTAAATGGAGCTTTTACAAAATACTATCACAACAACTATGTATTTGAATTAGGGGATAGAAATCTATTGGTTGATGCAGGGACAACATTGAGATACAGCTTACCAGAAGCAGAATATAAAGAGTCAGATATTACAGATATAATTATTACTCATTTACATAGTGATCATGTAGGTGGTTTAGAGGAGTTCGCTCAACGTTGTAAATGGATTCATAATCACAAACCTAATTTATGGCTTAGAGGTTCTATGAAAGAAGAATTTGAAGAAGTTGTTGGTAAAGGATTATTTACAGATGGATTAACCTTGAATGACTATTTCAATGTATATACTTGTGGAATTGGATACTTGAATTCTTTTAAAATTGGTAATTATACAGTCGAATTAATTCAAACTGATAATTTACATGCTCAAGGAATGAAGTCTTTTGGTATTAAAGTACATGACGAGGAATTACATAATAATGTGATTTTCACAAGTGATATCGCTAAACATGAAAATGCTCAATTTAGAAATCTAATTAATCCAGAAACAGTTGCATTATTCCATGATGTTTCAATTATTCCTAATGCTGTACATTCTTATTTAGAAGATGTAGTTGAGTTTTATAAGGATGATATTGATTTAAATAAGATGTATGGAATGCATTATCAAGATGACGCTGATTTAGACCACTTAAAGCAAATATATGGTATTAATTTTGTTGAAAAGGGTAAGGTAATTGAATTTAATTAA
- a CDS encoding dihydrofolate reductase, with translation MTITLVAAIDKNRGLGYKNQLLCKLPSDMRHFRELTLNTICIMGRNTYESIGSPLPERTNLVLSRDANYDPHPAVFVYSSIKDIIREYETYSDISEQVMILGGSSIYKQFLPYADSIELTVIHHEFDKVDAFFPEFSLDEFEVVNNVFNSKDNKNPYDYSFVSYKRKIK, from the coding sequence ATGACTATTACACTTGTAGCAGCGATTGATAAAAATAGAGGGTTAGGATATAAAAATCAACTATTGTGTAAGCTTCCCTCAGATATGCGACACTTTAGGGAGTTAACCTTAAATACTATCTGCATCATGGGTCGAAATACGTATGAGTCTATTGGTTCTCCCTTACCTGAACGAACAAATCTTGTATTGTCTCGTGATGCTAATTATGATCCACATCCAGCAGTATTCGTATATTCGTCCATTAAAGATATTATTAGAGAGTATGAAACCTATAGCGACATAAGTGAACAGGTCATGATTTTAGGTGGGAGTTCCATCTATAAGCAATTCTTACCTTATGCCGACTCAATTGAATTAACAGTTATTCACCATGAATTTGATAAAGTAGATGCATTTTTCCCTGAATTTTCGCTAGATGAATTTGAAGTAGTTAACAATGTATTTAATTCAAAGGATAATAAGAATCCTTATGATTATTCATTTGTAAGTTATAAACGTAAAATTAAATAA
- a CDS encoding sigma factor: MSPEELFEQNTKLVAITLKKMFKNPKAIAEKNKISYDDLLQYGYEALWESCLGYKSSKGKFNTYAINAIRNNIVRRLHLDCRAMKYDKKSKKCP, from the coding sequence ATGTCACCTGAAGAGTTATTCGAACAGAATACAAAATTAGTAGCTATCACACTAAAGAAAATGTTTAAAAATCCGAAAGCAATAGCAGAAAAAAATAAAATTAGCTATGATGACCTTTTGCAATATGGATATGAAGCTCTATGGGAATCTTGTCTCGGTTATAAATCCAGTAAAGGTAAATTTAATACATATGCAATTAATGCAATTCGAAACAATATTGTTAGACGATTACATTTAGACTGTAGAGCAATGAAATATGATAAGAAAAGCAAAAAATGCCCCTAA
- a CDS encoding glutaredoxin domain-containing protein, producing the protein MSKIIKLEKPNCNPCGMVSSFLNDQGVEYEAFNVMENPEMELNME; encoded by the coding sequence GTGAGTAAAATTATTAAATTAGAAAAACCAAATTGTAATCCATGTGGAATGGTATCAAGTTTTTTGAATGACCAAGGAGTAGAGTATGAAGCTTTCAATGTAATGGAAAATCCAGAGATGGAGCTAAATATGGAGTAA
- a CDS encoding flavodoxin family protein, whose protein sequence is MIKSLIVYYSLGGNTEVVANKIEEKLTSLGKEFDVLSLGKKSKFESVDIENYDIVFIGSPTYKEGKTPLYVLDYLRYILNTIILNYLNSLYLEQGIRNGHTLQEQLMKYLITLVKKQR, encoded by the coding sequence TTGATTAAATCTTTAATTGTTTACTATTCATTAGGCGGAAATACAGAAGTAGTAGCAAATAAAATAGAAGAGAAATTAACTTCTCTAGGGAAAGAATTTGATGTTCTTTCCTTGGGGAAGAAAAGTAAATTTGAATCAGTCGACATAGAAAACTATGATATTGTTTTCATTGGTAGTCCGACATACAAAGAAGGGAAAACACCTTTATATGTATTGGATTATCTAAGATATATCTTAAATACAATAATTTTAAACTACCTAAATTCTCTGTATTTGGAACAGGGGATACGCAATGGACACACTTTGCAAGAGCAGTTGATGAAATATCTTATCACCTTAGTAAAAAAACAGAGGTAG
- a CDS encoding DNA N-6-adenine-methyltransferase: MSARVKGMGGHQSAKMMKDEWLTPPNIIKDLGEFDLDPCSPIHRPWDTAKQHYNILDDGLNKDWFGRVWLNPPYGKEAVKWLDKLSIHNNGIALIFARTETEMFFSQVWEKADAVLFFKGRLYFHHVNGERARANAGAPSVLIAYGKENVEALERVSEWGKLVKL, from the coding sequence ATGAGCGCAAGAGTAAAAGGAATGGGCGGTCATCAATCAGCTAAGATGATGAAAGATGAATGGCTTACACCACCAAATATAATTAAAGATTTAGGTGAGTTTGATCTTGATCCTTGCTCACCAATACATAGACCTTGGGACACTGCTAAACAACATTACAATATCTTAGATGACGGATTAAATAAGGATTGGTTTGGAAGAGTGTGGTTAAATCCTCCTTATGGGAAAGAAGCTGTAAAATGGTTAGATAAATTATCAATACATAATAATGGAATAGCGTTAATATTCGCAAGAACTGAAACAGAAATGTTCTTTAGTCAAGTATGGGAAAAGGCAGATGCAGTATTATTTTTCAAAGGTAGATTATATTTTCATCATGTAAATGGCGAACGAGCTAGAGCTAATGCAGGTGCACCTTCAGTATTAATAGCATATGGAAAAGAGAATGTAGAAGCATTGGAAAGAGTTAGTGAGTGGGGTAAATTAGTTAAATTATAA
- a CDS encoding DUF3310 domain-containing protein codes for MTDYKIDEVAVINTKSRDLSEYNGERVLIVDKLLDHLQSDYEVKFSWGEKVKVRADELTPIKDKYKYLKLKVGDDIGLLYENEDKVRVSKIDWINEQVEIQYDNENFKVVKLSDVILENDAELEWVKVTDKVENKEDVVNNPSHYKSGGIETLDYIKAKTKPEAFQGFLVGNVIKYISRYEHKNGLEDLKKAKFYLDKLITEKESVK; via the coding sequence ATGACAGATTACAAAATTGATGAAGTAGCAGTCATTAACACTAAGAGTAGAGACTTGTCAGAATACAATGGTGAACGTGTTCTTATTGTAGATAAATTATTAGATCATCTACAATCTGACTATGAAGTTAAATTTAGTTGGGGAGAAAAAGTAAAAGTTAGAGCTGATGAATTAACTCCAATTAAAGATAAATATAAATACTTAAAGTTAAAAGTAGGAGATGATATCGGATTACTTTATGAAAATGAAGATAAAGTTAGGGTATCTAAAATTGATTGGATTAATGAGCAGGTTGAAATTCAATACGATAATGAGAATTTTAAAGTGGTTAAGTTGAGCGATGTTATTTTAGAAAATGATGCTGAATTGGAGTGGGTTAAAGTGACTGATAAGGTTGAAAACAAAGAAGATGTAGTTAATAATCCTTCACATTATAAATCTGGTGGAATTGAGACACTGGATTACATTAAGGCGAAAACTAAACCTGAAGCATTTCAAGGATTTCTTGTAGGAAATGTTATTAAGTATATTTCACGCTATGAACATAAGAATGGACTAGAAGATTTGAAGAAAGCTAAATTTTACTTAGACAAATTAATTACCGAAAAAGAATCTGTTAAATAA
- a CDS encoding 3D domain-containing protein → MELSFYTNHPSENGSWGAITKSGYDISNTTTYQGMKIVAADTNLLPLYSIINIEGFGKAIVLDTGSYIIGNRLDVLVGSQSDARKLGRYNEEVQVLRYGKEK, encoded by the coding sequence ATGGAGTTATCATTCTATACGAATCATCCTTCGGAGAATGGTAGTTGGGGTGCTATTACTAAGAGTGGGTATGATATATCCAATACAACTACATATCAAGGAATGAAAATAGTTGCTGCTGATACCAACTTACTCCCTTTGTATTCAATTATAAACATTGAAGGGTTCGGCAAAGCGATTGTATTGGACACAGGATCATATATCATTGGAAATCGGTTAGACGTGCTAGTCGGTAGTCAAAGTGATGCTAGGAAACTAGGGAGGTACAATGAAGAAGTGCAAGTGTTGAGATATGGAAAGGAGAAATAA
- a CDS encoding HNH endonuclease yields MDSVEMELKVCKVCELEKPLTEFYTQNKTRKDGTEYIYYRPDCKECTQNKSMKWAKDNIERHRQLQKKSNSTPRVRELRRGYSKRQRDSGYTKSYYHKNKEQLREYNKNKLMNKTHKISNEEWENCKNYFNYRCAYCGLAIENHYIKFNGEIRLGDFAREHVDDEGVNDLSNCVPSCKSCNSQKSTFTLEEWLDINARGFNEQKYNKIIKWISEDFMKYIESVHVDEII; encoded by the coding sequence ATGGATTCTGTTGAAATGGAATTAAAAGTTTGTAAAGTGTGTGAATTAGAGAAACCTTTGACAGAATTTTATACGCAAAATAAAACAAGGAAAGATGGAACTGAATACATATATTATCGTCCAGATTGTAAAGAGTGTACACAAAACAAATCGATGAAATGGGCTAAAGATAACATTGAAAGACATAGACAATTACAAAAGAAGTCTAATAGCACCCCAAGAGTCAGAGAGCTTAGAAGAGGATATAGTAAACGCCAAAGAGACAGTGGGTACACAAAATCATATTATCATAAGAACAAAGAACAACTTAGGGAATATAATAAAAATAAATTAATGAATAAAACTCATAAAATATCCAATGAAGAGTGGGAAAATTGCAAGAATTATTTTAACTATAGGTGTGCTTATTGTGGTTTAGCAATTGAAAATCACTACATAAAATTCAATGGTGAAATTAGATTAGGTGATTTTGCAAGAGAACACGTAGATGATGAAGGTGTGAACGATTTAAGTAATTGCGTACCTTCGTGTAAAAGTTGCAATAGTCAAAAATCAACATTTACATTAGAAGAATGGCTTGACATTAACGCTAGAGGTTTTAATGAGCAAAAATATAATAAAATTATTAAATGGATATCAGAGGACTTCATGAAATATATCGAAAGTGTTCATGTTGATGAAATTATATAA